Within Microcebus murinus isolate Inina chromosome 8, M.murinus_Inina_mat1.0, whole genome shotgun sequence, the genomic segment TTctcaatatatatacatttatttttaatttatagatgtATGCTATTTCATTAATAGGAAATGTACACTATAAAACATATGCATAGACATTGTTAAAGGGTGAAGTAAAACTAACTCTCAACAGAAGCCCTAATAGGTGCCCCCATTTACCCCAGGGTAAGTGCACCCACCACTGAGACTGCTGGTTATAAACTTATCTGGCCTTGACTTTCAGTATCATGGCACTATATCTAATATGCTAGGATTTTATTTGGAGAATCCGAAATATAACTGTTCATTCCAAAGCAGTAATTGCGTTCTTTAACTGATGACCAGTTTATTATCTAATTAAGTGGTCACTTGAACTTAAGCACTTGCCCCCTATTGGTCCCCTGCCCGGTCCCTTGGGGAGCAGTAGCAGGGCACAGACGGGGGGTTTTCTCAGAAAGACCGTGGTTGGGCGGTAGAAGATAGATGTCTTTTCCCTGTACGAGCTATTTCAAAAGTTGTCTTCTCGagactgaccttgaggctgagtTTCTGAAAGTGAACCgaatgttcttttgaaaaaactattGGAAAGCTGCGGTGAGGTGCGCAGCAGTTTGGTAGCTGAGAAAGCGTGAGTTGTCAAGTTGTGCGTTTAGAAAGGAGAACAGGGAACATGAACCTTCAGTCTGTTCTGAGACCCAGCGTTTTGGATCGTGTGGCTGCCTGATCCAGAGCTCGTTCTAGTTGTTAAAACTtaacattgctttaaaaaaatctgtccaCACAAGACAGCACCAGCAGCCACCCTTGCCTTTGCGATGGTGGCCTGGTGGCCTCTACGATGGTGGCCTAGTGGTCTCTACGATGGTGGCCTGGTGGCCCCTACAGTGGTGGCCTGGTGGCCCCTGCAGTGGTGGCCTGGTGGTCTCTACGATGGCAACCTGGTGGCCCCTGCGATGGTGGCCCCTGTGGTGGGGGCCTGGTGGCCCCTGCGGTGGGGGCCTGGTGGCCCCTGCAATGGTGGCCCCTGCGGTGGTGGCCTGGTGGCCTCTGCAATGGGGGCCTGGTGGCCTCTGCGGTGGGGGCCTGGTGGCCTCTGCTGATCGGAAACTCACTGGTGCAGCTGCTGCTTTGCCGCACGGCACTGGCGAAGGCTTCCGTGTCGCGGGGCTCTCGGGGCCTCCCTGTCTCCGGGAGTCGGGCGGGGTGGGGCTTAGAACACGTTTTTACGTTTTAATGTATGTTAAGTGGCTCACCACATCGTGGGGTCCCCTCAACTTTCTTAATGGTCTTCTAGGAAGAGCCCGGGAAGCGGAGGTGAAAAAGGAAGTGGTGGAGAAGGTGGGGAAAGGAGCCGTGCTGCAGGATGCGGACAAAGAGCAGCACGCGGAGGACCCGGCAGAGCGCCATGCGCACGCAGAGGCGCACCCCGGCGGCCGCGCCGAGGACCGGAGAGCCTCTGATGGCGACAGAGCGCCCTCCCCGGGAACCTCAGCGGGCGCTGGACGCGAGGAGCAGGCGCAGAGCCACAGTCCAGGGGGCACCCCGCTCCTGGGAGGCagcgcagggcagggcagggggcacgGGGGCGCGCCCGTGCCGGACGGCAGCGCCGGGGCTTTCCCCAGCCGCCGCTGGGGCGATTTAGGCGGTGAAGTCCCGGGCCCTAGGAGCGGGCAGGGCAGTTGTAGCGACGCCCTGGACATCGAAAACCACAGCAAGGAATCTGCggaaaagcaggaaaaaggaaaacaagaggaTTCCAAAAGCGACTCGGAAGAGGTTAGCGCGGAGCCGTGTCGGGAGTccgctccgccgccgccgtcggaAATGGAAACCGGGGGAGGCGCGGACTCCGGTGGGCAAAGCGCGAGCCGCGCAGAGAACGAGGCCCGGGCAGGGGACGCCCAGGGTGGGCAGCGGCCGGGCGCACTGTGCCATGGGGAGCCGCGTGCGGGCGCTGCCCCCGAGGACGGGGAGCCAAGCGGGGGATGCAGTTTAGAGAAAGAAGGGACCGGCCAGGAAGCGGCGGGGCCCCAGGCGGCCCCGGTGCAGGGCACGGAAGCAGGTAGGGAGGGCGGCGAGGAGGAGAGCGAGGAAGCAGGGCTCGCGGGTGGGAAACCAGTCGAGGCAGGTGTCCGGAACGGTCCTGGCTCTCCAGCGGCCAAGAGCCACCACCAGGAGGCCGCAGGCCCACGCGTGGTCGCCGCGGAGCGTGACGCCCTAGACACGGGAGAGcccagggaggagaagagggaccAGCAAGCGGTGGCCTTGGAGTCGTCACCAAGGAAggcaaagaacaagaaaaagaaaaacaagaagaaaaaatcacCAGGACCCGCAGAAACCCTCAAGGGTGTTGGGGACGAGGTGACACTCCAGAGCACAGACGTCAGCGAAGCTaaggaggaagagcaggtggCAGTCACTGACGGGGAGTCTGGCGTGGAAGCTCTAGACCAGGCGGCCGAAAATCCAAAGCAGAGTGTTGTAGCAGAAAGCGGCGAAAGTGCCGATTGTCCAGAAAACCCTGAAAGTGAGTTGGATGGAAAACGTAACCAAGAAGCAGTAAAAACACAGGCAGGGAAAGTAACAGCCGGTGGAGACACGCAGGAGTTTGAAGGTGACCCAGCTCACTGCTCAGGCACCAGCGTTAGTGGTAAAGAACAAGATGAGGATGTCCGTAAGAGTAACGCTGAGAAAGACGGTGCCACCCAAGGCGGCGCCCCGGAACCGGGAAAGGACGCAGTCCCTGGCTGCAGCCCGCTTGGAAATCATTGGAGTCCCGCGGAGGCCGTGAACGACCaaacaggcagggcagggggccaggCGGTGCCAGGACACCCCGGCCAGAGAGCGGAGGACGCTCCAGACAGCGCTAGTCTGGACAGCGAGGCCACACCGGCCCCAGCGGGAGAGGCGGGGGGCTTGGATTCCGACAGCAGCGAGGACGCGAAAAGAGGGGGCGAGAAGGGGAGAGGCAAGGAAGACTGCACCATGTCCTGAGCGGAGGCCACCGCAGAGGAGGCAGGACGTGAGGCCGAGCTGTAGAGAGGGGCCGGGACTCTGCACGGTGAGTCTAATCGGAGGAGGCTCTCGCCTGTCGTCTCCCCTGGCGGCGCAGGTAGAGCGTTCTAGGCTCATCCAGATGCACTGTGCGACATCGATCATCAGGTCCCCTGATGCTCCACGGCGTAGACCGCTGCTTGAAGGTTTATATTTAATCATTGACGGAGTCACCCAGGTTAGAAAAGAAGACACGTCTGTTATCACTGTAATTTCTATGGGAGAGCATTCCAGTAGTACCAAACAATAATGTATACTGTGTATAGTCCagcttaaaatgaaataaagaatattgAACAGTTGCCTTAGGCTGATATGAATGTGGCCATTCTTGACCAAACACATCAGCTTCTCACCGAAATGACCAAATAGCATTCATAGATTTCTGTGTTAGGAGTGCCattgatatttaaattaatgCCTCCTTCTTATATGTGTACTTTCATACTTGATTTTAGTATATGCATTGTAACCTGCATGGCAttgtatttaaaggaaataaacaccCAAATAGCAAATAGGTCACTGAGTGATAAGAGTTGCACCTTAAGGacaaaaaattaatcattttaggGTTAACAATATCTCAAAGCATAAGGAGACTCTTATTTTCCTTTACCTCATGTAAATCTTTTATCTCAAATCACTGCTTTTGGATCTCACTGTTTATGATACCTGAATTTACTCTGTAGGAGACTTTGACTTCACTTCATGCTACTGTGTACCAAATTCAATTTATActaagatttctttaaaaaacttttttatgcAAGTGGCATGTGTTGAAATTTCATTTCCTACAGCAGTATTTGGGCAGGGgagtcattaaaaaatgtttttggaccTTAAAAATCACTTCTCTTTCTGTTTGAGTGTCTAAGCATTATGCAAGAGAGCAATATAAAAGGTTACTTCTTGTGCAAACTACTAGTTAGACtctaataagatattttaaagagttGAATCACTTTTGGTATTTCggtataaatattttcatttattgtttctcAGCATATTGTTATTGGAAAGTTCTTGTTTTGATCTgcctgaagaaaaaatatattttctatataaagaagcatttaaatataattataaaggtagatttaaaaaattgtgacatatgaaatcacaaagaaatgtATGTTATAAATGTTGTTGACACTTTATGAGATTATGTGGGTTCATATTACTGTTACAAGATATCATTGAATGCAAAAAAGACCAAAGCCTCAGTAAAAGTTGAGGCAAACTATAAGTGTTAACTGTGTAattgaaataaacacattttataattttacaagcCTGTGGTCCCACTCTTTGGGTGA encodes:
- the LRRFIP1 gene encoding leucine-rich repeat flightless-interacting protein 1 isoform X14, which translates into the protein MDMGTQGSGRKRLPNRERLSAEDDALNQIAREAEARLAAKRAARAEAREIRMKELERQQKEEDSERYSRRSRRNTSASDEDERMSVGSRGSLRVEERPDKDFAEKGSRGMPGLSAATLASLGGTSSRRGSGDTSISMDTEASIREIKELSELKDQIEDVEGRYMQGLKEMKDSLAEVEEKYKKAMVSNAQLDNEKTNFMYQVDTLKDMLLELEEQLAESRRQYEEKSKEFEREKHAHSTLQFQFAEVKEALKQREEMLEKHGIILNSEIATNGETSDTLNNIGHQAPTKITKEELNALKSAADGTLGRAREAEVKKEVVEKVGKGAVLQDADKEQHAEDPAERHAHAEAHPGGRAEDRRASDGDRAPSPGTSAGAGREEQAQSHSPGGTPLLGGSAGQGRGHGGAPVPDGSAGAFPSRRWGDLGGEVPGPRSGQGSCSDALDIENHSKESAEKQEKGKQEDSKSDSEEVSAEPCRESAPPPPSEMETGGGADSGGQSASRAENEARAGDAQGGQRPGALCHGEPRAGAAPEDGEPSGGCSLEKEGTGQEAAGPQAAPVQGTEAGREGGEEESEEAGLAGGKPVEAGVRNGPGSPAAKSHHQEAAGPRVVAAERDALDTGEPREEKRDQQAVALESSPRKAKNKKKKNKKKKSPGPAETLKGVGDEVTLQSTDVSEAKEEEQVAVTDGESGVEALDQAAENPKQSVVAESGESADCPENPESELDGKRNQEAVKTQAGKVTAGGDTQEFEGDPAHCSGTSVSGKEQDEDVRKSNAEKDGATQGGAPEPGKDAVPGCSPLGNHWSPAEAVNDQTGRAGGQAVPGHPGQRAEDAPDSASLDSEATPAPAGEAGGLDSDSSEDAKRGGEKGRGKEDCTMS
- the LRRFIP1 gene encoding leucine-rich repeat flightless-interacting protein 1 isoform X17; this translates as MDMGTQGSGRKRLPNRERLSAEDDALNQIAREAEARLAAKRAARAEAREIRMKELERQQKEVEERPDKDFAEKGSRGMPGLSAATLASLGGTSSRRGSGDTSISMDTEASIREIKDSLAEVEEKYKKAMVSNAQLDNEKTNFMYQVDTLKDMLLELEEQLAESRRQYEEKSKEFEREKHAHSTLQFQFAEVKEALKQREEMLEKHGIILNSEIATNGETSDTLNNIGHQAPTKITKEELNALKSAADGTLGRAREAEVKKEVVEKVGKGAVLQDADKEQHAEDPAERHAHAEAHPGGRAEDRRASDGDRAPSPGTSAGAGREEQAQSHSPGGTPLLGGSAGQGRGHGGAPVPDGSAGAFPSRRWGDLGGEVPGPRSGQGSCSDALDIENHSKESAEKQEKGKQEDSKSDSEEVSAEPCRESAPPPPSEMETGGGADSGGQSASRAENEARAGDAQGGQRPGALCHGEPRAGAAPEDGEPSGGCSLEKEGTGQEAAGPQAAPVQGTEAGREGGEEESEEAGLAGGKPVEAGVRNGPGSPAAKSHHQEAAGPRVVAAERDALDTGEPREEKRDQQAVALESSPRKAKNKKKKNKKKKSPGPAETLKGVGDEVTLQSTDVSEAKEEEQVAVTDGESGVEALDQAAENPKQSVVAESGESADCPENPESELDGKRNQEAVKTQAGKVTAGGDTQEFEGDPAHCSGTSVSGKEQDEDVRKSNAEKDGATQGGAPEPGKDAVPGCSPLGNHWSPAEAVNDQTGRAGGQAVPGHPGQRAEDAPDSASLDSEATPAPAGEAGGLDSDSSEDAKRGGEKGRGKEDCTMS
- the LRRFIP1 gene encoding leucine-rich repeat flightless-interacting protein 1 isoform X2; its protein translation is MTNPAAAQNTEIDCLSPEAQRLAEARLAAKRAARAEAREIRMKELERQQKEIYQVQKKYYGLDSKWGDIEQWMEDSERYSRRSRRNTSASDEDERMSVGSRGSLRSQPDLEYGGPYAWTNGYDGDLHGPQSLHRRSGRNSSYSGDGRFSTLSSSREEKLASVFDDSSLGGAQWSRARGSRAPSECSGHLNSGSRASSRASSARASPVVEERPDKDFAEKGSRGMPGLSAATLASLGGTSSRRGSGDTSISMDTEASIREIKELSELKDQIEDVEGRYMQGLKEMKDSLAEVEEKYKKAMVSNAQLDNEKTNFMYQVDTLKDMLLELEEQLAESRRQYEEKSKEFEREKHAHSTLQFQFAEVKEALKQREEMLEEIRQLQQKQAGYIREISDLQETIEWKDKKIGALERQKEFFDSIRSERDDLREEVVVLKEELKKHGIILNSEIATNGETSDTLNNIGHQAPTKITKEELNALKSAADGTLGRAREAEVKKEVVEKVGKGAVLQDADKEQHAEDPAERHAHAEAHPGGRAEDRRASDGDRAPSPGTSAGAGREEQAQSHSPGGTPLLGGSAGQGRGHGGAPVPDGSAGAFPSRRWGDLGGEVPGPRSGQGSCSDALDIENHSKESAEKQEKGKQEDSKSDSEEVSAEPCRESAPPPPSEMETGGGADSGGQSASRAENEARAGDAQGGQRPGALCHGEPRAGAAPEDGEPSGGCSLEKEGTGQEAAGPQAAPVQGTEAGREGGEEESEEAGLAGGKPVEAGVRNGPGSPAAKSHHQEAAGPRVVAAERDALDTGEPREEKRDQQAVALESSPRKAKNKKKKNKKKKSPGPAETLKGVGDEVTLQSTDVSEAKEEEQVAVTDGESGVEALDQAAENPKQSVVAESGESADCPENPESELDGKRNQEAVKTQAGKVTAGGDTQEFEGDPAHCSGTSVSGKEQDEDVRKSNAEKDGATQGGAPEPGKDAVPGCSPLGNHWSPAEAVNDQTGRAGGQAVPGHPGQRAEDAPDSASLDSEATPAPAGEAGGLDSDSSEDAKRGGEKGRGKEDCTMS
- the LRRFIP1 gene encoding leucine-rich repeat flightless-interacting protein 1 isoform X11, translated to MTNPAAAQNTEIDCLSPEAQRLAEARLAAKRAARAEAREIRMKELERQQKEPSECSGHLNSGSRASSRASSARASPVVEERPDKDFAEKGSRGMPGLSAATLASLGGTSSRRGSGDTSISMDTEASIREIKELSELKDQIEDVEGRYMQGLKEMKDSLAEVEEKYKKAMVSNAQLDNEKTNFMYQVDTLKDMLLELEEQLAESRRQYEEKSKEFEREKHAHSTLQFQFAEVKEALKQREEMLEEIRQLQQKQAGYIREISDLQETIEWKDKKIGALERQKEFFDSIRSERDDLREEVVVLKEELKKHGIILNSEIATNGETSDTLNNIGHQAPTKITKEELNALKSAADGTLGRAREAEVKKEVVEKVGKGAVLQDADKEQHAEDPAERHAHAEAHPGGRAEDRRASDGDRAPSPGTSAGAGREEQAQSHSPGGTPLLGGSAGQGRGHGGAPVPDGSAGAFPSRRWGDLGGEVPGPRSGQGSCSDALDIENHSKESAEKQEKGKQEDSKSDSEEVSAEPCRESAPPPPSEMETGGGADSGGQSASRAENEARAGDAQGGQRPGALCHGEPRAGAAPEDGEPSGGCSLEKEGTGQEAAGPQAAPVQGTEAGREGGEEESEEAGLAGGKPVEAGVRNGPGSPAAKSHHQEAAGPRVVAAERDALDTGEPREEKRDQQAVALESSPRKAKNKKKKNKKKKSPGPAETLKGVGDEVTLQSTDVSEAKEEEQVAVTDGESGVEALDQAAENPKQSVVAESGESADCPENPESELDGKRNQEAVKTQAGKVTAGGDTQEFEGDPAHCSGTSVSGKEQDEDVRKSNAEKDGATQGGAPEPGKDAVPGCSPLGNHWSPAEAVNDQTGRAGGQAVPGHPGQRAEDAPDSASLDSEATPAPAGEAGGLDSDSSEDAKRGGEKGRGKEDCTMS
- the LRRFIP1 gene encoding leucine-rich repeat flightless-interacting protein 1 isoform X13, translated to MTNPAAAQNTEIDCLSPEAQRLAEARLAAKRAARAEAREIRMKELERQQKEVEERPDKDFAEKGSRGMPGLSAATLASLGGTSSRRGSGDTSISMDTEASIREIKELSELKDQIEDVEGRYMQGLKEMKDSLAEVEEKYKKAMVSNAQLDNEKTNFMYQVDTLKDMLLELEEQLAESRRQYEEKSKEFEREKHAHSTLQFQFAEVKEALKQREEMLEEIRQLQQKQAGYIREISDLQETIEWKDKKIGALERQKEFFDSIRSERDDLREEVVVLKEELKKHGIILNSEIATNGETSDTLNNIGHQAPTKITKEELNALKSAADGTLGRAREAEVKKEVVEKVGKGAVLQDADKEQHAEDPAERHAHAEAHPGGRAEDRRASDGDRAPSPGTSAGAGREEQAQSHSPGGTPLLGGSAGQGRGHGGAPVPDGSAGAFPSRRWGDLGGEVPGPRSGQGSCSDALDIENHSKESAEKQEKGKQEDSKSDSEEVSAEPCRESAPPPPSEMETGGGADSGGQSASRAENEARAGDAQGGQRPGALCHGEPRAGAAPEDGEPSGGCSLEKEGTGQEAAGPQAAPVQGTEAGREGGEEESEEAGLAGGKPVEAGVRNGPGSPAAKSHHQEAAGPRVVAAERDALDTGEPREEKRDQQAVALESSPRKAKNKKKKNKKKKSPGPAETLKGVGDEVTLQSTDVSEAKEEEQVAVTDGESGVEALDQAAENPKQSVVAESGESADCPENPESELDGKRNQEAVKTQAGKVTAGGDTQEFEGDPAHCSGTSVSGKEQDEDVRKSNAEKDGATQGGAPEPGKDAVPGCSPLGNHWSPAEAVNDQTGRAGGQAVPGHPGQRAEDAPDSASLDSEATPAPAGEAGGLDSDSSEDAKRGGEKGRGKEDCTMS
- the LRRFIP1 gene encoding leucine-rich repeat flightless-interacting protein 1 isoform X16, whose translation is MTNPAAAQNTEIDCLSPEAQRLAEARLAAKRAARAEAREIRMKELERQQKEEDSERYSRRSRRNTSASDEDERMSVGSRGSLRVEERPDKDFAEKGSRGMPGLSAATLASLGGTSSRRGSGDTSISMDTEASIREIKDSLAEVEEKYKKAMVSNAQLDNEKTNFMYQVDTLKDMLLELEEQLAESRRQYEEKSKEFEREKHAHSTLQFQFAEVKEALKQREEMLEKHGIILNSEIATNGETSDTLNNIGHQAPTKITKEELNALKSAADGTLGRAREAEVKKEVVEKVGKGAVLQDADKEQHAEDPAERHAHAEAHPGGRAEDRRASDGDRAPSPGTSAGAGREEQAQSHSPGGTPLLGGSAGQGRGHGGAPVPDGSAGAFPSRRWGDLGGEVPGPRSGQGSCSDALDIENHSKESAEKQEKGKQEDSKSDSEEVSAEPCRESAPPPPSEMETGGGADSGGQSASRAENEARAGDAQGGQRPGALCHGEPRAGAAPEDGEPSGGCSLEKEGTGQEAAGPQAAPVQGTEAGREGGEEESEEAGLAGGKPVEAGVRNGPGSPAAKSHHQEAAGPRVVAAERDALDTGEPREEKRDQQAVALESSPRKAKNKKKKNKKKKSPGPAETLKGVGDEVTLQSTDVSEAKEEEQVAVTDGESGVEALDQAAENPKQSVVAESGESADCPENPESELDGKRNQEAVKTQAGKVTAGGDTQEFEGDPAHCSGTSVSGKEQDEDVRKSNAEKDGATQGGAPEPGKDAVPGCSPLGNHWSPAEAVNDQTGRAGGQAVPGHPGQRAEDAPDSASLDSEATPAPAGEAGGLDSDSSEDAKRGGEKGRGKEDCTMS
- the LRRFIP1 gene encoding leucine-rich repeat flightless-interacting protein 1 isoform X18 encodes the protein MTNPAAAQNTEIDCLSPEAQRLAEARLAAKRAARAEAREIRMKELERQQKEVEERPDKDFAEKGSRGMPGLSAATLASLGGTSSRRGSGDTSISMDTEASIREIKDSLAEVEEKYKKAMVSNAQLDNEKTNFMYQVDTLKDMLLELEEQLAESRRQYEEKSKEFEREKHAHSTLQFQFAEVKEALKQREEMLEKHGIILNSEIATNGETSDTLNNIGHQAPTKITKEELNALKSAADGTLGRAREAEVKKEVVEKVGKGAVLQDADKEQHAEDPAERHAHAEAHPGGRAEDRRASDGDRAPSPGTSAGAGREEQAQSHSPGGTPLLGGSAGQGRGHGGAPVPDGSAGAFPSRRWGDLGGEVPGPRSGQGSCSDALDIENHSKESAEKQEKGKQEDSKSDSEEVSAEPCRESAPPPPSEMETGGGADSGGQSASRAENEARAGDAQGGQRPGALCHGEPRAGAAPEDGEPSGGCSLEKEGTGQEAAGPQAAPVQGTEAGREGGEEESEEAGLAGGKPVEAGVRNGPGSPAAKSHHQEAAGPRVVAAERDALDTGEPREEKRDQQAVALESSPRKAKNKKKKNKKKKSPGPAETLKGVGDEVTLQSTDVSEAKEEEQVAVTDGESGVEALDQAAENPKQSVVAESGESADCPENPESELDGKRNQEAVKTQAGKVTAGGDTQEFEGDPAHCSGTSVSGKEQDEDVRKSNAEKDGATQGGAPEPGKDAVPGCSPLGNHWSPAEAVNDQTGRAGGQAVPGHPGQRAEDAPDSASLDSEATPAPAGEAGGLDSDSSEDAKRGGEKGRGKEDCTMS
- the LRRFIP1 gene encoding leucine-rich repeat flightless-interacting protein 1 isoform X15, which translates into the protein MKELERQQKEVEERPDKDFAEKGSRGMPGLSAATLASLGGTSSRRGSGDTSISMDTEASIREIKELSELKDQIEDVEGRYMQGLKEMKDSLAEVEEKYKKAMVSNAQLDNEKTNFMYQVDTLKDMLLELEEQLAESRRQYEEKSKEFEREKHAHSTLQFQFAEVKEALKQREEMLEEIRQLQQKQAGYIREISDLQETIEWKDKKIGALERQKEFFDSIRSERDDLREEVVVLKEELKKHGIILNSEIATNGETSDTLNNIGHQAPTKITKEELNALKSAADGTLGRAREAEVKKEVVEKVGKGAVLQDADKEQHAEDPAERHAHAEAHPGGRAEDRRASDGDRAPSPGTSAGAGREEQAQSHSPGGTPLLGGSAGQGRGHGGAPVPDGSAGAFPSRRWGDLGGEVPGPRSGQGSCSDALDIENHSKESAEKQEKGKQEDSKSDSEEVSAEPCRESAPPPPSEMETGGGADSGGQSASRAENEARAGDAQGGQRPGALCHGEPRAGAAPEDGEPSGGCSLEKEGTGQEAAGPQAAPVQGTEAGREGGEEESEEAGLAGGKPVEAGVRNGPGSPAAKSHHQEAAGPRVVAAERDALDTGEPREEKRDQQAVALESSPRKAKNKKKKNKKKKSPGPAETLKGVGDEVTLQSTDVSEAKEEEQVAVTDGESGVEALDQAAENPKQSVVAESGESADCPENPESELDGKRNQEAVKTQAGKVTAGGDTQEFEGDPAHCSGTSVSGKEQDEDVRKSNAEKDGATQGGAPEPGKDAVPGCSPLGNHWSPAEAVNDQTGRAGGQAVPGHPGQRAEDAPDSASLDSEATPAPAGEAGGLDSDSSEDAKRGGEKGRGKEDCTMS